A region of Arabidopsis thaliana chromosome 5, partial sequence DNA encodes the following proteins:
- the SRS8 gene encoding SHI-related sequence 8 (SHI-related sequence 8 (SRS8); FUNCTIONS IN: molecular_function unknown; INVOLVED IN: biological_process unknown; LOCATED IN: cellular_component unknown; CONTAINS InterPro DOMAIN/s: Protein of unknown function DUF702 (InterPro:IPR007818), Zinc finger, Lateral Root Primordium type 1 (InterPro:IPR006510); BEST Arabidopsis thaliana protein match is: Lateral root primordium (LRP) protein-related (TAIR:AT3G51060.1).): MMMIRSGGSGGSGGVSCQDFGNQAKKDCSHMRCRTCCKSRGFECSTHVRSTWVPATKRRERQQQLATVQPQTQLPRGESVPKRHRENLPATSSSLVCTRIPFHSGE, encoded by the exons atgatgatgattcgtAGTGGTGGCAGCGGAGGAAGTGGTGGTGTGAGCTGTCAAGACTTTGGGAATCAAGCGAAGAAAGATTGCTCTCACATGAGGTGTAGAACTTGTTGTAAGAGCCGTGGCTTCGAGTGTTCTACTCACGTGAGAAGCACGTGGGTTCCTGCTACTAAACGCCGTGAGAGACAACAACAATTAGCTACGGTTCAGCCTCAAACTCAGCTGCCTCGCGGTGAGAGCGTTCCTAAACGCCACCGTGAGAATTTACCGGCAACTTCATCGTCTCTAGTCTGCACTCGCATACCTTTTCATTCAG GTGAATAA
- the SRS8 gene encoding SHI-related sequence 8 (SHI-related sequence 8 (SRS8); CONTAINS InterPro DOMAIN/s: Zinc finger, Lateral Root Primordium type 1 (InterPro:IPR006510), Protein of unknown function DUF702 (InterPro:IPR007818); BEST Arabidopsis thaliana protein match is: Lateral root primordium (LRP) protein-related (TAIR:AT3G51060.1); Has 305 Blast hits to 305 proteins in 21 species: Archae - 0; Bacteria - 0; Metazoa - 0; Fungi - 0; Plants - 305; Viruses - 0; Other Eukaryotes - 0 (source: NCBI BLink).) — MDMNMEKIFEDSVPCRVRAKRGCATHPRSIAERAAMMMIRSGGSGGSGGVSCQDFGNQAKKDCSHMRCRTCCKSRGFECSTHVRSTWVPATKRRERQQQLATVQPQTQLPRGESVPKRHRENLPATSSSLVCTRIPFHSGICHCNVKYLFMCIYICLLLYGREIYNEMQAAFL; from the exons ATGGATATGAACATGGAGAAGATTTTTGAGGATTCAGTTCCTTGTAGGGTTCGTGCTAAACGTGGTTGTGCTACTCATCCTCGTAGCATTGCTGAACGG GCtgcgatgatgatgattcgtAGTGGTGGCAGCGGAGGAAGTGGTGGTGTGAGCTGTCAAGACTTTGGGAATCAAGCGAAGAAAGATTGCTCTCACATGAGGTGTAGAACTTGTTGTAAGAGCCGTGGCTTCGAGTGTTCTACTCACGTGAGAAGCACGTGGGTTCCTGCTACTAAACGCCGTGAGAGACAACAACAATTAGCTACGGTTCAGCCTCAAACTCAGCTGCCTCGCGGTGAGAGCGTTCCTAAACGCCACCGTGAGAATTTACCGGCAACTTCATCGTCTCTAGTCTGCACTCGCATACCTTTTCATTCAGGTATATGTCACTGCAAtgtgaaatatttatttatgtgtatatatatatgtttattattatatggtCGTGAGATATATAATGAAATGCAAGCAgcatttttataa